Below is a genomic region from Gemmatimonadota bacterium.
CAACGCTTGCCCCGTAATCGTCGGCACAGAACAATCCAGCAAAGACGCCAGCGCCTTGAGCAACGCGGGAACGCCACCCGCATCGTGAAAATCCTCCATATAACCCACACCTGCGGGCTTGCAATCCACGAGCAAAGGCACCTGTTGCGACACCTCGTGCATATCTTCCAGCGTAAGCCGAGTTCCCGCCCGCCGCGCAATCGCCAGAAGATGAACAATCGCATTGGTAGAACCACCCAGCGCGTGGAGCACCGCAAGCGCATTGAGAAACGACGCCCGCGTGAGCAATTGTACAGGACGCCGTCCCGCGCGAGCAAGAGCAACAGCCATGCGTCCAGACCGCACACCCACGCGCAGGCGATCTCCCGTACCCGAAAGCGGTGACGCTCCACCAGAAACCATCAAACCCAGCGTCTCCACCACACTCGCCATCGTCGAAGCAGTCCCCATAACCATACACGTCCCCGGTGTACTGCAAAGCGACTGCGTCACACCTTCGATCTGCTCATCGCTCAGTTCCCCAGCGCGATATTGCGCCCAATAACGGCGGCAATCTGTACACGCACCCAACCTCTCACCCTGCCACGAACCGGTCCGCATCGCGCCAGACACCACCTGAACAGCGGGAATATTAGCCGAAGCAGCAGCCATCAACTGCGCAGGCACAGTCTTATCGCAGCCCCCCATCAGCACCACCGCATCCATAGGTTGAGCCGTAATCAGCTCTTCAGTTTCCATAGACAGCAGATTCCGAAAAAGCATCGTCGTAGGCGAAAAGAAAATCTCATTCAGCGAAATCGTGGGAAACACAAACGGCAGGCCACCGCCTTCAAAAACCCCGCGCTTGACCGCCTCGATCAAATC
It encodes:
- a CDS encoding dihydroxy-acid dehydratase yields the protein MTQSTDTGINRNLASYGDPEFSKYIRRAFLAAAGYDGEDVDRPVIGIASTASDYNPCHGHMPDLIEAVKRGVFEGGGLPFVFPTISLNEIFFSPTTMLFRNLLSMETEELITAQPMDAVVLMGGCDKTVPAQLMAAASANIPAVQVVSGAMRTGSWQGERLGACTDCRRYWAQYRAGELSDEQIEGVTQSLCSTPGTCMVMGTASTMASVVETLGLMVSGGASPLSGTGDRLRVGVRSGRMAVALARAGRRPVQLLTRASFLNALAVLHALGGSTNAIVHLLAIARRAGTRLTLEDMHEVSQQVPLLVDCKPAGVGYMEDFHDAGGVPALLKALASLLDCSVPTITGQALGDYLKTVQPPQSWQSTIRTLDNPLGATGALIVVRGNLAPDGAVLKVAAASPELLAHRGPAVVFDSAEDASARIDDPSLNITPDHVMILRNAGPVGDGFPEAGSLPIPKYLAQKGVKDMVRISDARMSGTSYGTVVLHCSPEAATGGPLAFVRDGDMVELNAKERRIDLLVDAAELAPRREAFVPAPIPGRGWRHLYAKCVLPAHLGADLDFL